tataaagtttgcatgaaacggacatcggacgaggaagttatggccattcgaagtgggctgacatccagaacacgagacagattgcagaccagttttctaaaaatcaccatcaattcaattctcaacggtttcgtatgattccagcggcattataaccggctctaagtctactctatttcatacgaaggaaccaaaattcaatcatgagtttaagaaggtgtaaaaccccaaaaacaaaaccctgtttctgcagaatttcggaaatggaacaaacaatctcaaacaacgaaacaaagcacgatctaggtacataaacaccaTATAAACgtataacaagagtaagagatccctacctcatgggttttgagcaaaacccgaacctTTGACTAAGTCAACCGAGCTCCCACGTGGTCCGATcgtgatttttcttggatattcggaaagcccatgCTTCATATAACGACTTTAATTCTTGGGCTTTGTTCGGAATCACGCtctaagtagatgaaatcgaggagagaagtggagggagagtttcggagggagagagccgagagaaagagagaaaaaaaagaaaaggggaaaaaatggtttttttccTGTACGCCCATAaacaaatacatatatacttatcACACTTTCACCCCTGCACTTGCAATTATGTCACATTGATCCCCTAATCTTATAACCAtgcctttattcaaatttccacAATTTTCGTCATTActcgataattttaatatttcttaaaaaaaaaaatacgggtctctacaatacACATGCATCATTTCGTgcgttcacattattctttcaaagcttgctaaaGTTATGCGGtaaaatagatttttattttcatgcGATTCTAATTTCATTAACATCAAATACTATAACAACACATAATAAAGAAGTAACACCTTGTTGGTAAGCACACTTGATATTTTACAACTAAAGTTAATCTCACGTACACCAGTTGGTTTCAGATTTCCATTACCTAGTTTCTAAGTCATGCTTTTCTtagtaaaaatcaataaatgacaATGAACCAACTATTCTAGCTACATAATACCATTCTAAGTTTCCAggtaacttttcatttttatacaATTTGCTTAAAAACCGATTTCATTATAATTAACAAAGATTATAACGATCGTACTCTAACTCAAcattttcaattccaatatttaGTTATGATAACTTAGATCAACATATTCAATTTTCCAACAAACTAATATGCTGGTAATTAGAaaactctctatttttttttatagaacaatactttttaaaatcaaacgAACAAGTAGCACTATTATATTTAGGGGAGAAGATAAGAGatttctaccgttcttcttggcggtagcgAGTGTCTGGTCTAAACGGAGTGACATCGCCCTGGTTGAAAtttgatgaaaagaaaaataatttcttttaacTACGAATTTGGAATTTTAAAGATCGACTAGTGGTTTTGAGTGGTGGTGGAATTttttcctctcctctcctctctctctctctcttcctttattTCCTTGGTGGCGTGTGTGGAGAGGGGTGGAAGGGagaagcctatttatactagtggaGGTGAATCTAAATCATATCTAGgaaatcataaccatatcttataaaatctaataatatctaaataaaatataataatatccaaatcaaatctaagaaaatccaactatatctaataatatataatcaaatcttataaaatcttataatatccaataaaatctatataatatctaacaaaatctttataatatctaatcaaatccaataaaatctaatcatatctaataaaatctcaatcaaatctaataaaatcttatcatatctaataaaatccgaTAAAATCTTATCAAATCTAATCCTAATCATATCTATAAGATCCAATCCAATCTTAACAAATCTATATCAAATCTCTCCTAGATTCTTCCATATCCTTCCTAGATTGTTAGGATTACGAACCGAATGTTAGGATTCTATAACAGTTGGGTACAATCattttaataaatgataaaataatttttaataaagaattataataaaatgttaaAACAAATTGACTTGAAAATTCGGATCGTTACATATATAGTGGTTTTTTCTTAGATGAATATACACCTTTATTTGGAAAATGTTCATTtagttatttatattttttgacgTACAGTTTTTTTAAGGTCCCCTGCGAAATTCGCCTTAGGCACACCAAAGTATTTTTAGTGTGCAAGAATCTGTATCACAAAATTCAGTACGGGCACATTGTTGAGGATACATTCCAAACTTGCTGCCCTTACGTGGCCTCGACTAATTTCTCGGACTAAACTTCgagtaaaaaaaatactaagaaaAGAATTATTATCggtaaaaggaaaagaaaaaatcataaGCGTTGTTTTGGTGTTCACGAAGCTAAAAAGCAGTTTGACATTCTTACTGAATACTTTCACaagatttttttaaagaacTAGGTTCACCTTCGTGCACAGCACGAATGCATGCCCGTTGAAGGGAACAAATTTTAATATAGGCTAGATATGttttgtttgtaattttagaGCCGGAAGCAATAGAAGAGTGGAAATAGGTAGGAAGATATATTACATAAATTGATCAAAGTAGCAAAAAGCATTAGATGATTTACATACGGACCACATAGTGCGTAGTCTATTTACAAGCGCTCAAGAAGCAGAACACCAGTAAAGCTCGAAAGTCATGCTCGTTGAAGAGAATAAGTTTTGATTTGGGGCAGATTAGTCTTACTTCTAATGGTAAAGTTGGAACTGAGAGAAGGACACAAAAATAGCTATAAAGGTACATTATATGGATTGATTAAAGCAGCAAAGTCATTAGATGATTTACGTACAAATTATATATTGCGCAGTCTATTTACAGATGCTGGAGTAGCATAATTGCAGTAAAGTTTATGGTAGTTATAGATAGATGGTCTAAAAGCACTCAGAAAGGAAATTATGCAAAGCAAAACATTTTCTATGGAAGTTTCTCTGGTTTCAGTCCAGTGGCTGCTGGCAGCGCAGAGGATCAAAAGGAACCCcaaaactcctctctctctctctctctctaaaccagGCGAAGGAAAGGAGAGGGGGAGACGTGGTTATGCCAAAAAAAGTCTTTAGATTACAAGTTCTTTGGATAGCTCCACTTCATCAAGTTTTTGATTGGCCAAGGTACCAATTTGGGCATTCTGGATAGCTCCAATTCACTATTATCATGAACGCTAAGAGTACAGAAAAATACTCTGTATGTAATAGTCAGAAAGAGTTTATGTCCAAAACATAGACCAAGCAAGGCAAACAGACGGCTCATTTCAGCTTCCAAACTCAAgaccataaaaaagaaaaacacctCAATCCCTCAACCAAGAAATGAAATCTGTAGCGGTGTGTATCTGCACCCTATTTTGCCTTGCccctcttcctttttctttctctgctAGTTAAACTCAGTAAATGCCTTAGGAAGAAGAAACCGCCCACAAAACAACAAGAAATTTGTTCAAACTCATCCGACATTCTACATAAAACTTGGCCCTCAGGTTATACTTGGGCAAGAGCAAAGCCAATTATGTGACATAGACCTTTTGTAACACCCAACTTTTATAAACATATAAGACGCTAAaaagaattagaaaaaaaataacaaataaggAGCTAACTTTCAATGGGCCGCTTACCATTAGTATTCGAGGAGTATATCGATCATGATTCAAGGTTTATTAAATATTAGggtattttttttctagtgGCAATTTTTATTAAACTCTACAAATATTTTTCAACCTTGTTAGCAACGCGGTATGTGCTCTCACAAGGCGCAAGGAATAATCCAAAAAGAATCGGATAAGATACTCAAtagatatagttggattttTTTAGATATTACTAGATATTGAAAGATTTGGATAAGATTGATAAGATTTGCTAGATTATATTAGATACTCTAGGATAATTCTAGATTCCAATGGATTCTATGAGAGATAATTCTAGAAGATATGGTTAGATCTTATGAAAGATAATGCTAGATTTCATCTTGATATTCCTAGATATTGTAGGGATACTTTAGATATACTTAAATCTTAATAGATATACTTGGATTTGTCCTAGATTATGTAAGATtttctctagattttattagataattCTAAATTTTGTTAGATAATATAAGATATGGCTAGATATGATAAGATGTGGCTAGATATGTTAGAATATTCTAGGTCTTGTAGTTTATAAGTATAAATAgaccccctcccctcccctccataCACCACACCacacttgcacacacacaccacacacacaagaaagaaacaaaagagagaaggaaagaaagaaaagagaggaggaagaggaaagaaACTTGGTTCCGTTAACTAATCAGTGGTTGTTAGTACGATAATTGTGCCTCGGGGGCAAGGTGAGTTACGAATATACTCTGGGTACATattattttctaaatttgttttgtgattgtttttataaaatcttaagttgaataaaaataaattatataagtataaattgtgaaagaatagatttttataaaaagacATGGGATTGATTTTTAAAAGGAAGTTTTATGAATATTGGTGTAACATCTGGGCGAAGAGCTCTGACGAGCTATGTTTGAATTGGCACCTATGGATTGTGGAAAGGATACGACCGGGTATCCATTGGATTGATATCAATTCCATTGTTTtgctggggtcgctccccaGGCTACCGGATTACCGCCCGCGATGATGGTCAAGGTGAAACTATGATGGTTAAGATAATAATATGATGATTATGATGATGATTGATATATCTCTCTTTGTCTCACTTGCGGTGATTGCAACTGGAATATGATTGTTCTATCTCTAATGATTTTGCAAGCTGATGTATTATTatcctatgtttttttttatcctactTAATCCCATGTTTATTATGTGGCCTTAGTATATCGTAACTTACTGAATTGGTTTTGTGTTCCATAAAATCTTTTCAGGTATTCAAGGTTAAGGAAGGTTGTCATTATATGTGGAAGATTCCAATAGTTATggctaaataaaaaaaaggatgtGATGATAAGTGGCACGTGTGTGTTGGCCACAATGATGTATTTTACTTATTGAAGTTCAAAGTATGTATTGAGTTCGGAAGCTAATAAGCTCTGTTGTATTATATTTTAAAGTATAGACCTGGGagtttttagtataaaattttATGGTGGTTGATATCAAGGCCTGTGGTGATTTTTAAATCACTGGCCATGTCACGAATTTTACCTTTCAAATTTGGGTCGTGACACCTTTCAATCTCTTCTTTAAGCTGCTATTACTGCAAAGAGTAATTACCATCTAAAATCAATGTCCATGTTAACTTTTTCGTAAGAACTTATCGAAAAAGGCTCATTTATCCTTGCTAAAGGGCAATCATGCTAGTCAATGTATTTCTTGTCAAAGTTTTGCCATTACCTTCCTCTTCTTAAGAAGAAGATTCAGTGTGTCTTCAAGGTGCTTCTTCTCGTCTTTTCTCGCTTTATCCAAAGCACCATCAGCCTCTGCACAATTATCGTAAATCTCATGCTATCTTATTAGGTAGCTTCACGACAAAGCTGGATATTACAATGTAAAGAatgccaaaaaggaagaaaaaaaattagattgcaAACAGTATCCAACACTCTAACCCATTCCCCATCCTTCAACTGAACAACCAACTTTTCCTATTCAATTCATTACTACCTTCATGCAAGACAGGCTAAATTCACATGGGCAGCCACAGAAACTCATATACTGCATAGTAATCTGAAAGGATTGACCTGTCCAAAACCATGAAATACATACTGAACGAAATGACATGCATTTATTCCACATCACACTAACGGCCGGATTGCAATCAGCTAGACTAAGATAAAGTCAAAAGCAGGGAACTCACTTAGAAATTAAAGGCAGACTTAAGAAAATTAAGTGGCAACCATGCCCATAGCTAATCAATATAGTACATGACTCAGCAACATTCTATACCATTCTTGGTCCTTCAACCCAACCACTCATTCTTGCTATAAAATTGACTACTGATTTTCCATAAAAGAGAGTAAATTTATATGAGAACTCGTAGACCTTATTTTTTGAAGGTGAATCCAATAGTACTGGAATAAAGCCAGAACACAAAATCCACCCGAATCACAGCTCAAATCCAACCTAAATCATGGAAAAAGAACTTAGAAAATTACCTTTACAATATCTAAATCctcaatttgaaaatttcataaaCACAAAACCCTATCTACTCAAATCCAAATATCTGTAGCCAAAATCCATAAACACAAATAAGGGAGAGAATAGAAGTCCTAGAGTTTCCACAAATCGAAATAGCGGTGGATAGTGACAGAGTTATCTCATTATGCATGCTCTGAACAGAGCAGCGAATAAACATGCAAGCTCGGAACAAAGGCCATAGACACAAACTGAACCTGTGAGATAACAAGAGCAAAAAATTTGATTACCATTAAAAACACAGCAGGCGCATGTATTTCGCGGCAGAGCCAAACCTAATGGTCAAGTTAAATATGCAAAAACTGAACTTGTGTGACAAACTGATCAATGCGATTAAGGGGCAATGTTCGAAATCAAATCTACCTTTCAAAGGAAACATAAGTAATGTGTGTCCCctcaaaaaattggaaatgggaaaaagaaaaagaaaaaaaagggggagaggaTATCACCTTAGTTGCTAAACATTACTCAAACAGAATAAAgtggtcaagaaaaagaattatTACTCTCCATTGCACAGTACTTGCGTGTGGAATAATTTTTAACGGTGTTGCCTCGTGTTTGTCGCCctagttttcatttttttaaagcaaGTATGTGCTCTTTAAAGTTGTAGATATTCAACTGCCACTGAAATGGATATGGAGTTAATCGTAGTCATAACTCATAGGCTCCTGGAGTTCATCAAAATGACAGAGTGAATATGTAGATGATTTGACATTTAATCCCACGACTAATGATGTAACTGTAAAACAAAATAGTGCAAGAGTGATGAGCTTTTAGAGCCCCGATTGGACACCGCTAAAAATTAGTTGAGAGCATCGCAAGACACATGAGCTATTCAACCCACGGTTGGGCCACACATTTGGCAAGTGTTGATGAGTCGTGTTAACCCAATTGATGGTTCCACCTAGCAAAGGGTGATCTGGAAAGTCAAGACTTATTCACTTAAAGACTGATGGCTATTTGCGTCCAAATCGGTTGGCAACTACAAAAAACTTGGATGTTAGAAAAGAGAGCCTCCTAATGATTCTGAAAAGCATTAGAATTTCAATAGTTTCTATagcaataaataaaaacaataccATGGGTACCTAGGCCCAAAACTTAAATGCAGCATGACATTGACGATGATGtactcttcctctttctctatTAACAATCCTTTTGAACTTCTGAGCTCGCTCTCGAGCAACTCGATGAAATCAGAATCCTTCTTCGCCATGTCCGcctaaaacttaaaaaaatcacaggaaacaaaaaaaaaccctattcGGTTAATGAATTTCATGTAGTTTTTGATAGGATATACACTTAATCTTTAGAAGACATACTATCGTCTTTCTATATTTCAAAAGCGATAATGATAGCATCACCTGAGGTGCAGCTTAAAGATGTCCCTCGGATAAACACAAGCTAGCTATCATTCATCTCTTGATACcccaatcaattttcaaaaccatttttCGGCCTTATCGTGTGATATTGAGCTCCATGTGTTGTGAAAGccatatttttccttcctccaaaaaaaaaatctacacaTCATATACAAAACCATCTCCAAAAGATCTTGAAAACCCAACGATCCAGAATAGCGCAAGGGAAAGAATCtacttgcatttatatataagATCCAAACACATGCATACAACCACAAACTCCTTCTTCTTCCAAATGTCAGGAACATCAAAACGCCCCAATAATATGCACAATCAAAACCATCTCCAGTAGATTGAAGCCatattttcccttccttttaaaaaaacacacatcaTATACACAAAAGGACAAATGCACCccaaaaagcaaacaaaaaaaaaaacacaaaagcacAAAATCCTAACAAACACACAGTGGCAAAATgctttaaaattaaatcaagCCAAACAGTAGTCCTTAGCTATCTAGGGTTTGGTTGTCCTCCAAAATCCTGCCTCTGTAAATCAACCTCTGTTGCTTGAAGAAAGTAATTTTGAGCGACaacaaacttgaaattttttgcacTTGCATAGCTAACTCAATCGCACAGAAAATGCTTACACAAACAATTACTTTCAGTGACTAAGAGAGATAACCCTAAAAAACACTTTGAACAGAAGGTTGAAAGGCCGAGAGAGATTACCCATGAATCGACGATCAAAGCGTTGACGATCTTCGTTCTTCAAAGTTCAACGCACGGAGGGGATGAGATCTTCTTCCTTTATGGAGACAGGGCAAGAGACCGGAGCTTGAATTCATACGTAAGATGCCCAGTTGGATCTCTAATTCGCAGATGGTCTTTGAAGcttccacagagagagagagagagagagagagagagagagaggatgatcAGAGAGATGTTGCAGCGGTGTGTAACTTCGGGAAGGGAGGGAGAGTAAAGTTGGCAAGAAATACTTGGACGTGAGAAGAACGAGTGCACTCCCACAGGAATGGTACACTTTCAATTGCCCTCCAAAACACTCGTAATTACGAAAATAGAAGCAAGCAAATGGACGTAATTACCCTCAACCTCCAGCCTTGAGGCTGCCCAATCAAAGGACTTAATTGGAAAAATCGAGCAAAACATGGCATCCCTCAAACCAGTTCTTATTATTAAGAGTAGGAAAAAGGGGACAATCCTACGACATTATACAAAAAGACCTGCAAGAAAACGTTGGTCCCTTGTACCAAACTTATACTAAATCATTTTGTCCctgtaatttttcttgtgtATTTTTGATCGGCATCTCTGTATTGTCCTCATCATTCTCATAAATGAGATTAATCCCACACTTCTTCACTGTCAACCACGGCACCTGTGATATCTGAATCTCCAATTCATCCCCGCCATGTATTTGTCCGCAATCTGACGGGACATAAACGAGTATCATCTGATCTTGATCTTGATGTGCATTGAAAGTCGAGAAAATGAACTTTGTGTTACGGATAATCGATATTAGATAATCTACACATTCACGATTTTCGTGAGTCCTGAAAACTACGCAAAAAGAGCAGCTCAGTATTCGCCGAGTTACCAGAGGCGGCACCACAAGAGAGAATTTTGACCCTGTATACTGGTATTGGAACCAATTGGGAACCTCATCCCCTAGAAGAGTAATAGTGATAATTCGCTCGAATGCAGACGCAGCAGACCATTCCTGTTCCAACAGATCATGCGTTAGTTGAGTacaaattaaatttcttttttcttgacaggatttgaaaataaaaattccacAGAAGCTGATATATACTAGCAGTTATATTGATGCAAAATATGCTTTATATTCGTTATGgttcttttgatatttttgttatcccactctgagagagagagagagagagagagagagagagagagagacttgtaCCCCGTTTCTTTTATCCTGAGAGAGAGACTGGTCCATTCTTTCCATAACCTTATTTGCAAAATTGTTCGTAGCAAACGTATTGCATCCCAGAAGGGACATAGTCAGTCCTCCGGCTTGCCAGTCCAACTCAGTAGGTATGCTTTCTAGTAATGCGCAGTAGCTTGCATCCATAGAGCGTAAACTTACTGGAAGCTCTGGAAGTGATTGGAGCCTTCCACAGTTCCTCAAGAGGAGCATTTCCAAGCTAGCTGGAAGCTCTGGAAGTGATTGGAGCCTTCCACAATAACGCAAGGAGAGCTTTTCCAAGCTAGCAAGGTCACTGAAACTATTTGGTAGGCTACAAACATTGTTCCTTTCAAGATACAAATTCATTAATGAGCTCAACATTCCAATTCGGTCGGGCAGATGGGACAAATTGCAGTCTTTCAAATCCAAGTCGCTCAAGCAAGCAAGGTCACAGAAACTATCTGGCAAGGTAAGTAAATTGTTTCCTCCCAGATACAACGTTTTCAATGAGATCAACCGCCCAATTTCGCCCGGCAGATGCGACACATCACAGTTTGACAAATTCAAACTCTTTAAGCGAGTAAGGTCGCAGATGTTATCTGGTAAGCTGGGCAAATTGTTTCCGCTAAGATCCAGAGTCTCCAACGAGATCAAATTCCCGACTTCATTTGGTAGACATGATAGATTGCAGTTTTCCATCCTCAAATCTTTTAACCAAGTTAAGCCAAGTACTGGGGGAAGTGACAAACCAATAGAATCCACTCTCTTCGTTCTGAAATTCCAAGATGAGAGGAATGAGGACTGTGATTTAGATGGTGATCCTTTGAGTCCAGAAAATTTTCTAAGCATGGAGCAGCCAGAGAGATCAAGACTTTCGAGAGATTTCAACATCCAAATGTTTGAGGGAACCTTCTGAAGTTTTTTACAGTTCCTCATATCTAGGACAAGAAGTTTGTTGAGTAATCTAATAGATTCATCAACCTCTACCAACCTTATGCAATCATTAAGAAACAGTTCCTCAAGATTGTTGAGTCCAGAGAAGTCAGGGGTTTCAATCAGGTGATAGCAATTACTTAGGTAAAGGAATTTCAGTTTGACCAAGATCTGTTCAAAACAGAACGAGGAACGTTAATTTTCACATAACACAAAATGTGAGGGCGTTCGAAAAAGGAATTAATGTCGCACCTTGGTTCCGTTCCACGCTTTTTTCAGGCTACTATAGCGCAAGTCAAGAGTAACTAAATTCTCCATATGCAGGGTTGATGGCAAACATTTCAATGGGAAACCATTCCAGGATAGCCACATTAGTCTTCTGGAGATATGTTCGTAACCTTCCTTGAGATGAACATAATTGAGATGGAGCAGCCACAATctgttcatcttttcaaatgccTTTGAATTTACCTGGACCTCATTCGGCTCACGAAAGTTTAGGAAGAGGCCTTCAACAGCTTCAGTGCCCTGATACGGAAAAAGCCAGTGGATAATGAGTAAAAAAGTCCACCttgttgagaaaaaaatgtttattCTAAGATGGTTAAGTTCATGTCTATATACCCTCAGAATTACAGCTTCAGTGCACTGATACGGAAAAAACCAACAGATAATGAGAAAAAAACAATATGTTTATTCTAAGACAGTTACATTCATGTCTATGTACTCACAGAATAACAAACCCAACATATTAACTGTGAGAATTGAGAAAGTACATATGATTTAGAATTCTTGAAGGAGTTAAATATCATATATCTATAAAAGTTTCATGTCTATGGAGCTCACCGTGCCATCTCCCAGCACTCCAAGGGCATCCTCATGATACCACAGTCTGCTCCGTTTCCCTGGGTCCTTAACAGATTCTTGCCGTACGATTTCTCTGCCCATGTCTCCAAGCAGATCATGCATCAAAATTCGGGTAGGGTGATACTTTATGAGACACCGATCAGCTAGAACCCGAATCCCAATTTCTGCAAAACAGTTGCAGCTTTCCAGTATTTTTACTGTAAAATTTCGATCtgttccaacaaaaaaacatgccaCATCTAGGAACAACTCCTTCAATTCCTTACTTAGCGAATCAAAACTTATCTTAAGTTTTCCTTGAACATCATCATCAGggatttttcttaatttctctatTGCACTTTTCCATTGAGGCATGCTCTTGCCACAGAAAAAGGAACCCAAAACTTCGAGAGCTAATGGAAGCCCTCCAGCATAGTCCACAACTTGGTTTGAAAGGTCCAAATGGTCTTCTGTAGGATGGTCTTCCTTAAAGCACAGCCAGCTGAAGAGTTCAAGAGATTCGTCCTCGTTCAACTTCTCTGCTGCGTATATCTCATCCACTTTAAGCAAATTTAGTGAAGAAATATCTCTTGTTGTTACGATAATCCTGCTTCCAAAACCAAAGGAATCTCGATCTATGGCTAATGCTTTCAATTGTTGGACATCATCCACATCGTCGAGAATAAGAAGAACCTTACGACAGAAAGCTCTCCGTTTTATAACCTCAATTCCTTGATGAAAATTTCTTAAGTTATGAGTTCCACTTCTGAGTATATCCGAAAGAAGTTGCTCTTGTAAAAGAACCAGACCATCCGCTTGCTTCGAAGTTTCTCTAATATTTGCAAGAAAAGTGCTACCTTCAAACTTATGTCGGATGAGATTATATAGCTTTTTAGCTATTGTTGTCTTACCAATTCCACCCATCCCCCATATAGCAACAATGCGAACATCATCTGTTTCCATTTTCAACAACAACTTGAGTTTTTGAAGGCGAGACTCTAGTCCAATTTCGTGGCATGCAACATGTAGAAGTACAATATTTAAGTTATTTTGGACCTCTTCAACGACTTTCCGAATTAGATGTGCTTCATCACTGCAAATTTTTACACActattaaaataacaaaaaaagcaAATCCTTTACCAAAACATAGAAAAGCCATGGCACTAGAACCATGTTAAGTTTGGCAAAAACGTAATCTTAGTTGAGGTTGTGAAACCCTTCGGCCAAGAACCATGCACAACAAAGGCTTGATCCTAGTCAAAATTTCTATCTGTTGGCGAGAACAACCATCAAATAAGCCAAAGTTCTAAGCAAATTCACACATCTGGTGCTGTGGCATTTCAAACTTGATGGACAGACAGGttttaaaatacttttaagA
The sequence above is a segment of the Rhododendron vialii isolate Sample 1 chromosome 13a, ASM3025357v1 genome. Coding sequences within it:
- the LOC131315166 gene encoding disease resistance protein RPV1-like; its protein translation is MRNCKKLQKVPSNIWMLKSLESLDLSGCSMLRKFSGLKGSPSKSQSSFLSSWNFRTKRVDSIGLSLPPVLGLTWLKDLRMENCNLSCLPNEVGNLISLETLDLSGNNLPSLPDNICDLTRLKSLNLSNCDVSHLPGEIGRLISLKTLYLGGNNLLTLPDSFCDLACLSDLDLKDCNLSHLPDRIGMLSSLMNLYLERNNVCSLPNSFSDLASLEKLSLRYCGRLQSLPELPASLEMLLLRNCGRLQSLPELPVSLRSMDASYCALLESIPTELDWQAGGLTMSLLGCNTFATNNFANKVMERMDQSLSQDKRNGEWSAASAFERIITITLLGDEVPNWFQYQYTGSKFSLVVPPLVTRRILSCSFCVVFRTHENRECVDYLISIIRNTKFIFSTFNAHQDQDQMILVYVPSDCGQIHGGDELEIQISQVPWLTVKKCGINLIYENDEDNTEMPIKNTQEKLQGQNDLV